Proteins encoded within one genomic window of Halodesulfurarchaeum formicicum:
- the ppc gene encoding phosphoenolpyruvate carboxylase — protein sequence MDLHNRSVRQDVRELGALLGDVVSDHSPPESFELVESARNEAIAYRRGRTDDREPLTSVVGSNSEAVNAVLARSFTIYFQLINLAEERERVRALRTFRQQGTISHSITEAMENLAEAGADAETVGQVLSDVHVVPTFTAHPTEARRKTVKGILQRVGRILEDLDERRLTNEEETALTARLNAVVESLYTTKHIRDRRPEPFDEARNVQWYLDNVIFDVIPEIYAELEAALEENFEDPPDPAHVLEFRSWAGSDADGNPNVTPEVTDKTLHRQRSLALARYREALEDLLGVLSQDGTRVDVETYLDTIMTGESTTESIAETAAERYPREPFRQATTVILERVDRVESVRPGGYEDGEALLEDLSALAEALSAEGLDSIVSEFVTPLKRQVQTFGFHLASLDLRDHRQQHTQALSEALGAEDIDYAGMDESERQEFLTEAITRSAPVLDLEDRTEFTDETAVVLERFDRLADWHEEFGPDSIDAYCISMTEEPSHVLEVLFLADQAGVVDYPDYSGLDVVPLLETESALSNARDIIGTLFENEAYGAAMRARDETQEIMLGYSDSNKENGYLAANWQLDRAQRRLAEITDDYGVELRLFHGRGGTISRGGGPMNDALLALPKQTVTGEVKFTQQGEAISEKYGNARIARREMGQMLNAQIRARHANMSEPDPTLPEPWVEAMDEMADTARETYRSLLETEGFVSYFEQTTPIKTIEGLNLGSRPASRSDERNVEDLRAIPWVFAWTQSRAIIPGWFGIGSGIDAYLAETDDGLERLKAMYESWPFFQTMLDNAALSLARTEMEIASEYATLADDDLQARIFPAIENEYERSKERVLDIIPREDLVDRSWLRESLDRRNPYVDPLNFLQIQLLSRSHRTPQEERTLRLTVKGIAAGMKNTG from the coding sequence ATGGACCTTCACAACCGGAGCGTCCGACAGGACGTCCGCGAACTCGGGGCGCTCCTCGGAGATGTCGTATCCGACCACAGCCCACCGGAGAGTTTCGAACTCGTGGAGTCGGCACGTAACGAAGCGATTGCCTACCGGCGTGGCCGAACCGACGACCGCGAACCACTGACTTCCGTCGTTGGCTCCAATTCCGAGGCCGTAAACGCCGTTCTCGCGCGCTCTTTCACGATTTACTTCCAGTTGATCAACCTCGCGGAGGAACGGGAGCGCGTCCGCGCGCTGCGCACCTTCCGTCAGCAGGGAACGATCTCCCACTCGATCACGGAGGCGATGGAGAACCTCGCTGAGGCAGGGGCGGACGCCGAAACGGTCGGCCAGGTCCTCTCGGACGTTCACGTGGTCCCGACCTTCACCGCCCACCCGACGGAGGCCCGACGGAAGACCGTCAAGGGCATCCTCCAGCGGGTGGGGCGGATTCTCGAGGATCTCGACGAGCGCCGGTTGACCAACGAAGAGGAGACCGCGCTCACCGCGCGCCTGAACGCGGTCGTCGAGAGTCTCTACACCACGAAACACATTCGCGACCGGCGGCCGGAGCCATTCGACGAGGCCCGGAACGTCCAGTGGTACCTCGACAACGTGATCTTCGACGTGATTCCGGAGATCTACGCCGAACTGGAAGCGGCCCTGGAGGAGAACTTCGAGGACCCTCCCGATCCGGCCCACGTCCTTGAATTCCGGTCCTGGGCTGGCAGCGACGCCGACGGAAATCCCAATGTCACCCCCGAGGTCACCGACAAGACCCTCCACCGTCAGCGCTCGCTCGCACTCGCCCGCTACCGGGAGGCTCTGGAGGACCTGCTCGGTGTGCTGAGCCAGGACGGGACCCGGGTGGACGTCGAGACGTACCTCGATACGATCATGACCGGGGAGTCGACGACCGAATCCATCGCCGAGACGGCCGCCGAACGCTACCCCCGAGAGCCGTTCCGGCAGGCGACGACGGTCATCCTGGAGCGTGTCGACCGCGTCGAGAGTGTCCGTCCTGGCGGGTACGAGGACGGCGAGGCACTCCTCGAGGACCTCTCCGCGCTTGCCGAGGCTCTGTCGGCCGAGGGGCTGGACTCGATCGTTTCGGAGTTCGTCACGCCGCTGAAACGCCAGGTCCAGACGTTTGGCTTCCACCTCGCCTCGCTTGACTTGCGCGATCACCGCCAACAGCACACCCAGGCACTTTCGGAAGCACTGGGAGCCGAAGACATCGATTACGCCGGGATGGACGAATCCGAGCGCCAGGAGTTCCTGACCGAGGCGATTACGCGGTCGGCCCCCGTCCTCGACCTGGAAGACCGGACCGAGTTCACGGACGAAACGGCAGTGGTCCTCGAACGGTTCGACCGCCTGGCCGACTGGCACGAGGAGTTCGGCCCCGACAGTATCGACGCGTACTGCATCAGCATGACCGAGGAGCCCAGCCACGTTCTGGAGGTGCTCTTCCTGGCTGATCAGGCCGGTGTCGTCGATTATCCCGATTATTCGGGTCTGGATGTCGTCCCGCTTCTGGAGACCGAATCGGCGCTCTCGAACGCCCGGGACATCATCGGCACGCTGTTCGAGAACGAAGCCTACGGCGCGGCGATGCGGGCCAGAGACGAGACTCAGGAGATCATGCTGGGGTACTCCGACTCGAACAAGGAAAACGGGTACCTGGCCGCCAACTGGCAACTCGACCGGGCCCAGCGTCGGCTGGCCGAGATCACCGACGACTACGGCGTCGAGTTGCGCCTCTTCCACGGCCGTGGCGGCACCATCTCCCGTGGCGGGGGCCCGATGAACGACGCGCTGTTGGCCCTGCCCAAGCAGACGGTCACGGGCGAAGTGAAGTTCACACAACAGGGCGAGGCCATCTCGGAGAAGTACGGCAACGCGCGGATCGCCCGTCGGGAGATGGGCCAGATGCTCAACGCCCAGATCCGCGCCCGCCATGCCAACATGAGCGAGCCGGACCCGACGCTTCCCGAGCCCTGGGTCGAGGCGATGGACGAGATGGCCGACACGGCACGTGAGACCTACCGCTCGCTCCTGGAGACCGAGGGCTTTGTCAGTTACTTCGAGCAGACGACCCCGATCAAGACGATCGAAGGACTCAACCTGGGTTCCCGGCCCGCCTCACGCAGCGACGAGCGGAACGTCGAGGACCTCCGGGCCATCCCATGGGTGTTCGCCTGGACCCAGTCCAGGGCCATCATCCCGGGCTGGTTCGGAATCGGCTCGGGGATCGACGCCTACCTGGCAGAGACCGACGACGGCCTCGAACGGCTCAAGGCGATGTACGAGTCCTGGCCGTTCTTCCAGACGATGCTCGACAATGCGGCCCTCTCGCTGGCCCGCACGGAAATGGAAATCGCAAGCGAGTACGCCACCCTCGCGGACGACGATCTCCAGGCCCGGATCTTCCCGGCCATCGAGAACGAGTACGAGCGATCCAAAGAGCGAGTGCTTGACATCATTCCCCGCGAGGATTTGGTCGACCGAAGCTGGCTCCGCGAGAGTCTGGATCGACGGAACCCCTACGTGGATCCGCTGAACTTCCTCCAGATCCAGTTGCTCTCCCGGTCACATCGCACGCCCCAGGAGGAGCGAACCCTGCGGCTGACGGTGAAAGGGATCGCGGCCGGCATGAAAAACACCGGATAA
- a CDS encoding thermonuclease family protein codes for MRRHIGGVLLLVVLAGCAGLPMDPGTGTASQPVNVTVTEVVDGDTIDVRFADGRTDRVRLLGVDTPEVHVENDPAEFEGVPDTAAGERCLRAAGENATTFVESRVADSTVRLEFDPLSDRRGGYDRLLAYVYQNETNLNYQLVETGHARVYDSEFTMRGEFYAAEQDAQAATRGVWNCTTHAAS; via the coding sequence ATGCGACGGCACATTGGCGGTGTCTTGCTCCTGGTTGTTCTGGCCGGCTGTGCTGGACTGCCGATGGACCCTGGGACTGGAACCGCCAGCCAGCCGGTGAACGTCACCGTCACCGAGGTCGTCGACGGTGACACCATCGATGTGCGCTTCGCCGACGGTCGAACCGACCGGGTTCGGCTCCTCGGGGTCGACACCCCCGAAGTCCACGTCGAGAACGATCCGGCCGAATTCGAGGGCGTTCCTGATACCGCCGCCGGGGAGCGCTGTCTCCGTGCCGCTGGGGAGAACGCCACGACGTTCGTCGAGAGTCGGGTGGCCGACTCGACGGTTCGGCTCGAATTCGACCCCCTGTCTGATCGTCGTGGGGGCTACGATCGACTCCTCGCCTACGTCTACCAGAACGAGACGAACCTGAACTACCAACTGGTCGAGACGGGCCACGCCCGCGTTTACGATTCCGAGTTCACGATGCGCGGGGAGTTCTACGCGGCCGAACAGGACGCCCAGGCGGCAACCCGTGGCGTCTGGAACTGCACGACACACGCGGCGAGCTAA
- a CDS encoding FeoA family protein, which yields MNSSEESGTVVAEMEAGQTGRIERVGAEIRKQVTSMGVRPGQELEFHTKQPFNGPVVVSVGHSMTSLSREYARQIIVSLE from the coding sequence ATGAACAGTTCCGAGGAATCTGGAACGGTCGTCGCGGAGATGGAGGCCGGCCAGACCGGCCGGATCGAACGGGTCGGTGCCGAAATCCGAAAGCAGGTAACCTCCATGGGCGTCCGCCCGGGACAGGAACTCGAATTTCACACGAAACAGCCCTTCAACGGCCCCGTCGTCGTCTCGGTCGGTCACTCGATGACTTCACTCAGTCGCGAATACGCCCGCCAGATTATCGTTTCGCTCGAGTAG
- a CDS encoding TMEM165/GDT1 family protein, with product MTWVEIFVIAMTAQLAVLPGEKVQFIIAGLSTRFNPWIVVAAAGSAFAGWTAIELVVGNALMNMLPGIYLELFTAGLFLLFAVLLWRSRPADRTPSDAELDAVELDVSILGYEIPPYLGGFLPIFAMMAAGEFGDKTQLVTIGLAAQYGAHPAIWFGEMAAIIPVSMVNAFFFHRFSQYFDLHVAHYVGATLFAFFGVDTLLAVFYNVSVWETVTDAIAQVVLSAI from the coding sequence ATGACCTGGGTCGAGATCTTCGTGATCGCGATGACGGCTCAGCTCGCGGTGCTCCCCGGGGAGAAAGTACAGTTCATCATCGCCGGCCTCTCGACCCGTTTCAACCCCTGGATCGTCGTGGCCGCCGCGGGGAGTGCCTTTGCAGGCTGGACCGCCATCGAACTCGTCGTCGGGAACGCGTTGATGAACATGTTGCCGGGCATATACCTGGAGTTGTTCACGGCGGGCCTGTTCCTCCTGTTTGCGGTCCTGCTCTGGCGGTCACGCCCAGCGGATAGGACGCCCTCGGACGCAGAACTGGACGCCGTGGAACTCGACGTGTCGATCCTCGGGTACGAGATCCCCCCGTATCTCGGCGGGTTTCTCCCGATCTTCGCGATGATGGCCGCCGGCGAGTTCGGCGACAAGACCCAGCTAGTGACGATCGGGCTCGCCGCCCAGTACGGGGCTCATCCGGCAATCTGGTTCGGGGAGATGGCCGCAATCATCCCCGTGAGCATGGTTAATGCCTTTTTCTTCCATCGGTTCTCCCAGTACTTCGATCTACACGTGGCTCACTACGTGGGTGCCACGCTCTTTGCGTTCTTCGGCGTCGACACCCTGCTTGCGGTGTTCTACAATGTCTCGGTCTGGGAGACGGTCACCGACGCGATAGCACAGGTCGTCCTCTCTGCGATCTGA
- a CDS encoding PPC domain-containing DNA-binding protein: MEFTTTEQGMVVLLEPGDEVLESLATVRDAADVTGGFFTGIGAVDRATLGHYDTDTEEYTEETFEGQFEVTAFSGNVGPDKIHAHIQLAKRDFSTIGGHCSGARVSGTFEILLVPSGTTLEHELDERTGLDVFDLSE, from the coding sequence ATGGAGTTTACCACTACCGAACAGGGTATGGTCGTCCTGCTGGAACCGGGAGACGAAGTCCTCGAATCCCTGGCCACCGTCCGCGACGCGGCCGACGTGACTGGTGGCTTTTTCACAGGCATTGGGGCGGTCGACCGGGCAACACTGGGCCACTACGATACCGACACCGAGGAGTACACCGAAGAGACCTTCGAGGGGCAGTTCGAAGTGACCGCCTTCAGCGGCAATGTCGGGCCGGACAAGATTCACGCACACATCCAGCTCGCAAAACGGGATTTCTCGACCATCGGCGGGCACTGTTCCGGGGCCCGGGTTTCGGGAACGTTCGAAATTCTGCTTGTCCCGAGTGGCACGACACTCGAACACGAACTCGACGAGCGAACCGGCCTCGACGTGTTCGACCTGTCCGAGTAG
- a CDS encoding PLP-dependent cysteine synthase family protein: MPERAGSGPVADRLTELVGETPLLQLGEFAPNLYGKVESFNPLSSVKDRVAVNMLETAAANGELDTETTVVEATSGNTGIGLAFAGAAMGYEVCLVMPESMSEERRQILQGLGAALELTPAEEGIPGAIERANAIAATGNTYRPRQFENPANPAAHRTGTGPEIEAALDEVDTLVASVGTGGTITGIAQYFKRDLGRADFEVIAIEPADSRVLEGGEPGDENIPGIGAGFVPDVLELELIDTVERTTSEAARETARELARETGLLAGVSSGAAVNVAASVAKSDESRTVVTILPDTGERYLLEGVFE; the protein is encoded by the coding sequence ATGCCCGAACGCGCTGGGTCCGGCCCCGTTGCCGACCGGCTGACGGAGCTTGTGGGGGAAACTCCACTGTTGCAACTCGGGGAGTTCGCCCCGAACCTCTACGGGAAAGTCGAATCGTTCAACCCGCTTTCCTCCGTGAAAGACCGGGTCGCCGTCAACATGCTGGAGACGGCCGCAGCGAACGGTGAACTCGACACGGAAACGACGGTTGTGGAGGCGACGAGTGGCAACACGGGAATCGGACTGGCATTCGCCGGCGCGGCGATGGGCTATGAGGTGTGTCTCGTGATGCCCGAATCGATGAGCGAGGAGCGCCGACAGATCCTCCAGGGCCTGGGAGCGGCCCTCGAACTCACCCCCGCCGAGGAAGGCATCCCTGGCGCGATCGAACGGGCGAACGCCATCGCCGCCACGGGGAACACGTACCGGCCGAGGCAGTTCGAGAATCCGGCCAACCCCGCCGCTCACCGGACGGGGACTGGGCCAGAGATCGAGGCTGCACTGGACGAGGTGGACACACTCGTCGCGAGTGTCGGAACGGGCGGGACGATCACGGGGATCGCCCAGTACTTCAAGCGAGACCTGGGCCGGGCGGACTTCGAGGTCATCGCCATCGAACCGGCGGATTCGCGGGTTCTCGAAGGCGGGGAGCCGGGAGACGAGAACATCCCTGGGATTGGGGCCGGATTCGTTCCGGACGTCCTCGAACTGGAGTTGATCGACACCGTCGAGCGTACGACCTCGGAGGCGGCCCGGGAGACTGCCCGGGAACTCGCCAGGGAAACTGGCCTGCTGGCTGGCGTCTCCTCTGGCGCGGCCGTGAACGTCGCCGCCAGCGTTGCAAAATCCGACGAGTCACGGACCGTCGTCACGATCCTTCCCGACACCGGCGAGCGATACCTTCTAGAGGGAGTGTTCGAGTGA
- a CDS encoding DUF7289 family protein translates to MDRTRGQSETIGFALILGFTLISVGAIAAYGGATLDTTQAQIGAQNAEHAMSQFDSRASMVALGRSDIQTVNFGAGQQGTYTVDPDAGSIRVTHEDQETNDTTVFYDEPLGTVRYTDDDTEIGYQGGGVWRMDEGSVMLSPPEFHYRKSTLTLPIIRISGQGSVAGNPRGVVRQPVPSTVIFPNESATLKNSSEKWVNPVGGGIVTVTVESTYYRAWGEYFRTRTSGEVSIDGENETAAVELVAPGTMGGFDMPLDGNSLTLQGTRGHQVENFTLTLFHDQDDSAKFNNLDWSMCSQSGSQEFEIRVSKDTGTGDGDPAETIIYYSPDGSRYQTWKTEDFTFETEAAADADWNGDGDQQDKRLVLDFTGTATAEYFEENNVNSISNCDFDASTFESSVTFDEHPADENTTYTTGSTANVSHVTNHYLALMGPSTELEVADSSQNTVEEEISTGYVSLNTTEGYYLTYMHVTENPINVTVE, encoded by the coding sequence ATGGACCGGACCCGGGGGCAAAGCGAGACGATCGGGTTCGCCCTGATCCTCGGGTTCACGCTGATCAGCGTCGGCGCGATAGCGGCCTACGGCGGGGCGACCCTGGACACGACCCAGGCCCAAATCGGGGCGCAAAACGCCGAACACGCGATGAGTCAGTTCGACTCGCGAGCCTCCATGGTCGCCCTTGGCCGAAGCGATATCCAGACGGTCAATTTCGGGGCCGGCCAGCAGGGAACCTACACCGTCGATCCGGATGCCGGCTCAATCCGGGTGACACACGAGGACCAGGAGACCAACGATACGACGGTGTTCTACGACGAACCGCTGGGGACCGTCCGCTACACCGATGACGACACCGAAATCGGCTATCAGGGCGGGGGCGTGTGGCGCATGGACGAGGGTAGTGTCATGCTCTCGCCACCGGAGTTCCACTATCGCAAGTCGACGCTGACGTTGCCAATCATCCGGATCAGTGGCCAGGGAAGCGTCGCCGGGAACCCACGGGGTGTGGTCCGACAGCCCGTGCCGAGCACGGTGATCTTCCCCAACGAGTCGGCGACGCTGAAAAACAGCAGCGAGAAGTGGGTCAATCCGGTCGGTGGCGGCATCGTGACGGTGACCGTCGAGAGCACGTACTACCGGGCCTGGGGCGAGTACTTCCGGACTCGAACGTCTGGGGAGGTGAGCATCGACGGCGAAAACGAAACGGCCGCCGTTGAGTTGGTCGCCCCCGGGACGATGGGGGGCTTTGATATGCCACTGGATGGGAACAGCCTCACGCTCCAGGGGACCAGGGGTCACCAGGTGGAGAACTTCACGCTAACGCTGTTTCACGATCAGGATGACAGCGCCAAATTCAACAACCTCGACTGGTCGATGTGCAGCCAGTCCGGCAGTCAGGAGTTCGAGATTCGAGTCAGCAAAGACACGGGAACCGGGGACGGCGACCCGGCGGAGACGATCATCTACTACTCCCCTGACGGTTCCCGCTATCAGACCTGGAAAACGGAGGACTTCACGTTTGAAACGGAAGCTGCCGCGGATGCTGACTGGAACGGCGACGGCGACCAGCAGGACAAACGGCTGGTCCTGGATTTCACGGGAACCGCAACGGCGGAGTACTTCGAGGAAAACAACGTGAACTCGATATCGAACTGCGATTTCGATGCCTCAACCTTCGAGAGCAGCGTGACCTTCGACGAACATCCGGCGGACGAGAATACGACCTACACGACGGGGAGTACAGCGAACGTTTCACACGTCACCAATCACTATCTGGCGCTCATGGGGCCGAGTACTGAACTCGAGGTGGCCGACTCCTCACAGAATACCGTCGAAGAGGAGATCTCGACGGGCTATGTCTCACTCAATACGACAGAGGGGTACTACCTGACCTACATGCACGTCACCGAGAACCCCATCAACGTCACCGTCGAGTGA
- a CDS encoding MATE family efflux transporter has translation MNPKASLERLAEAVGSLFRSREEIELRSGSIGKPLFFLSLPVVLTNLFQTAYNLADTFWLGQYSTEALAAISFAWPPVFLLMMLGMGISVAGSVLVAQNTGAEEHREAELAAAQTITDTTVVALLFGTIAYFVARPFVAFLGASPEVVGLAAGYLEIISLGFVFMMVYMVFNALMRGYGDTLTPMVVMFGTVLLNIVLDPFLIFGWGLPAHWPVLDGVAFPELGIRGAAYATIFSRAVGLVVGLAIMFGDRWGITIHWSDLRPRAGYLLKILRIGAPASVEGVSRAISVNLLMLVVGWFATPIVAAYGIGTRIFSMVFLPGVAVDRSVETMTGQNIGAEKPDRAAAAARIAAITLFIVLSLLGAVTYLLASPIAGLFTDDPAVVAAATQFLRYVAPSFGFIGVMRAYSGSLRGAGKTLTVAAIAIVMLAVVRFPVAWVLAERIGESGIWLSYVVSNVAGAVVAYAWYQRGTWREKRLT, from the coding sequence ATGAATCCGAAAGCCTCGCTCGAACGACTTGCAGAAGCCGTCGGGTCACTGTTTCGGAGCCGCGAGGAGATCGAACTACGCTCCGGGTCGATCGGCAAGCCCCTTTTCTTTCTCTCCCTCCCGGTCGTGCTGACAAACCTCTTTCAGACGGCGTACAACCTGGCGGACACCTTCTGGCTGGGGCAGTACAGCACCGAGGCTCTCGCAGCGATCAGTTTCGCCTGGCCCCCGGTCTTTCTGTTGATGATGCTCGGGATGGGAATCTCGGTCGCGGGAAGCGTCCTCGTCGCACAGAATACGGGCGCGGAGGAACACCGAGAGGCGGAGTTGGCGGCGGCACAGACGATCACCGACACCACTGTTGTGGCACTCCTCTTTGGAACCATCGCCTACTTCGTCGCCAGGCCGTTCGTGGCGTTTCTCGGGGCCTCCCCCGAAGTCGTCGGCCTCGCGGCCGGGTATCTGGAGATCATCTCGCTTGGGTTTGTCTTCATGATGGTTTACATGGTGTTTAACGCCCTCATGCGTGGGTACGGAGACACGCTCACCCCGATGGTGGTAATGTTCGGCACGGTGCTTCTCAACATCGTCCTCGACCCGTTCCTCATCTTCGGCTGGGGACTGCCGGCCCACTGGCCAGTTCTGGATGGGGTGGCGTTCCCCGAACTCGGCATCCGTGGGGCGGCCTACGCGACGATCTTCTCGCGGGCCGTCGGTCTGGTCGTCGGCCTCGCCATCATGTTCGGCGACCGCTGGGGAATCACGATCCACTGGTCGGATCTCCGTCCCCGGGCTGGCTACCTGCTCAAGATCCTCCGAATCGGCGCCCCAGCGTCGGTGGAGGGTGTTTCGCGTGCCATCTCGGTCAATTTGCTGATGCTCGTCGTCGGGTGGTTCGCGACTCCGATCGTGGCGGCATACGGTATCGGCACCCGGATTTTCTCCATGGTATTCCTGCCCGGGGTCGCCGTCGATCGGAGCGTGGAGACGATGACCGGACAGAACATCGGTGCCGAGAAGCCCGACCGGGCGGCTGCGGCAGCTCGCATCGCTGCGATCACGCTGTTTATCGTGCTCTCACTTCTGGGGGCCGTGACCTACCTCCTGGCGAGCCCGATTGCGGGACTCTTCACCGACGATCCAGCCGTCGTCGCTGCCGCGACGCAGTTTCTCCGGTACGTGGCTCCCTCGTTTGGATTCATCGGGGTCATGCGGGCCTACTCCGGGAGTCTCCGCGGGGCCGGGAAGACTTTGACTGTCGCCGCGATCGCGATCGTGATGCTCGCAGTGGTCCGGTTCCCGGTCGCCTGGGTCCTCGCCGAGCGGATCGGGGAGTCGGGCATCTGGCTCTCGTATGTCGTCTCGAACGTCGCCGGCGCTGTCGTGGCCTACGCGTGGTATCAGCGGGGCACCTGGCGGGAGAAACGACTGACCTGA
- a CDS encoding metal-dependent transcriptional regulator: MLSDVMEDYLKAIFTLQESEEPPIPPSKIAARLDVTAPTVTSMMESLEERGLVEREKYAGVRLTPEGETVALEILRHHRLLEAYLAEHLDYEWSEVHDEAEVLEHHISEEFEQRVAEALDHPRTDPHGDPIPGTDLTVTEDDTSPLTTFEPGDRVLVCRVRDEDPAILTHLGEVGIEPGTELHFQEVTPLGVYQVTVEGTTQHLPESTAEVLWVRAVDRDEQGDSRPGQEA, translated from the coding sequence ATGTTGAGCGACGTCATGGAGGACTATCTCAAGGCGATCTTTACCCTCCAGGAGAGCGAGGAGCCGCCGATCCCACCCTCCAAAATTGCAGCGCGACTCGACGTGACGGCCCCGACGGTGACGAGTATGATGGAGTCCCTCGAAGAGCGAGGCCTCGTCGAGCGGGAGAAGTACGCCGGCGTCAGGCTCACACCGGAGGGCGAGACGGTTGCCCTCGAAATACTGCGCCACCACCGGTTGCTCGAAGCCTACCTGGCCGAACACCTCGATTACGAGTGGTCGGAAGTCCACGACGAGGCCGAGGTGCTCGAACACCACATCAGCGAGGAGTTCGAGCAACGGGTCGCCGAGGCCCTTGACCACCCACGAACCGACCCACACGGAGACCCGATTCCAGGGACGGATCTGACCGTGACCGAGGACGACACCAGCCCGCTCACGACCTTCGAACCCGGTGACAGAGTGCTCGTCTGTCGGGTCCGGGACGAGGACCCGGCGATTCTCACGCACCTCGGCGAGGTCGGAATCGAACCCGGAACGGAACTTCACTTCCAGGAGGTGACCCCACTCGGAGTCTATCAGGTCACCGTGGAGGGAACCACACAACACCTCCCCGAATCGACCGCGGAGGTGCTGTGGGTGCGGGCAGTCGATCGTGACGAACAGGGAGATTCGCGGCCGGGCCAGGAAGCATGA
- a CDS encoding FeoC-like transcriptional regulator, with protein sequence MSTYRTVLERIHRGHSLETVGSDLDIRPDALRGMVESMLREGHLRELGCVDDSCDVCPMSSSCPMGDIQGPASYMVTEQGTAYLQAGQSASD encoded by the coding sequence ATGAGCACCTATCGAACCGTCCTCGAACGGATACACCGTGGCCACTCACTGGAGACAGTGGGCTCCGACCTCGACATTCGTCCCGACGCGCTCCGTGGAATGGTCGAATCGATGCTCCGAGAGGGGCATCTCCGGGAACTCGGCTGTGTCGATGACTCCTGTGACGTGTGTCCGATGTCCAGTTCCTGCCCGATGGGCGACATCCAGGGACCGGCCAGTTACATGGTCACCGAGCAGGGAACGGCCTACCTGCAGGCGGGACAGAGCGCGAGTGACTGA
- a CDS encoding TIGR00266 family protein codes for MQTELTHSPSFTHLIVDLDAGESIRAEPGALVGHSETIRVETTTSRGGLLSSAKSMLGGESMFANEFVAEDGPGRVTFAPGTPGDVMEHELTGETLYAADGAFLAATPEIDIDSELGGLKSVLGEAGLTPLALKGTGSVFIDAYGGLERIDLEPGESYVLDNEHLIAWDSEIEFSTRTVGGLKSTLLGGEGLVFEFTGPGTAWYQTRDLDAFVSSIAPRLPNDQ; via the coding sequence ATGCAAACCGAACTCACCCACAGCCCGTCCTTCACCCATCTGATCGTCGATCTCGACGCCGGCGAGTCGATTCGTGCCGAGCCCGGGGCACTGGTCGGCCATTCCGAGACGATTCGCGTCGAGACGACGACCAGCCGTGGCGGGTTGCTCAGTTCCGCGAAGTCCATGCTGGGCGGGGAGTCGATGTTCGCAAACGAGTTCGTCGCGGAGGACGGCCCTGGTCGTGTGACCTTCGCGCCCGGGACACCGGGAGACGTCATGGAACACGAACTCACCGGTGAAACGCTCTATGCCGCCGACGGGGCCTTTCTGGCGGCCACGCCAGAAATCGACATCGACTCCGAACTCGGCGGGCTGAAGTCCGTCCTTGGCGAGGCCGGGTTGACACCGCTCGCGCTCAAGGGAACCGGGTCGGTGTTCATCGATGCCTACGGCGGACTCGAGCGGATCGACCTCGAACCGGGCGAGTCCTACGTCCTGGACAACGAGCACTTGATCGCCTGGGACAGCGAAATTGAGTTCTCGACCCGGACGGTCGGTGGCCTGAAATCGACGCTGTTGGGCGGTGAAGGCCTGGTATTCGAATTTACTGGCCCTGGAACCGCCTGGTACCAGACCCGCGATCTAGACGCCTTCGTCTCCTCGATCGCGCCGCGGCTGCCAAACGACCAGTAG
- a CDS encoding MTH1187 family thiamine-binding protein: MTVFALLSVAPVREGDMAADVAAAIEALDDYDVAYETNPMATTIEAPDIDTLLAAVGAAHKAVEADRVSTVLKIDDKRTADHDASAKVESVEAELGRPARSTRIE; encoded by the coding sequence ATGACCGTTTTCGCACTGCTCTCGGTCGCACCAGTTCGGGAAGGCGATATGGCCGCAGATGTGGCCGCAGCCATCGAGGCACTGGACGACTACGATGTCGCCTACGAGACGAACCCGATGGCGACCACCATCGAGGCCCCGGACATCGACACGCTGCTTGCAGCCGTCGGAGCCGCCCACAAAGCCGTCGAGGCCGACCGCGTGAGTACGGTTCTGAAGATCGACGACAAGCGAACGGCTGATCACGACGCCAGTGCGAAAGTCGAGTCCGTCGAAGCCGAACTGGGACGACCGGCCAGGTCGACCCGGATCGAGTGA